The following proteins are co-located in the Bordetella bronchialis genome:
- a CDS encoding YoaK family protein, translated as MPVHYLRALTSPGRTTENNRRLGRSLAFVAGAANAGGFLAVGQYTSHMTGIVSALADHAVLGNAVLVTAGLCSLLAFMTGAAVSAILINWGRRRGAQSEYAMPLMLEAALLLVFGLLGTQLAEHRMFFVPATVGLLCFIMGLQNAIITKISKSEIRTTHMTGVATDIGIEIGKLFYWNVQGGAPDAKVMANRPRLRLLASLLGMFLLGGVTGALGFKHMGFVATVPLATLLIVLAIVPVFDDLAALGRRF; from the coding sequence ATGCCTGTGCACTATCTTCGCGCGTTGACCAGCCCCGGACGCACCACCGAGAACAACCGCCGGCTGGGACGCTCCCTGGCCTTCGTCGCCGGGGCCGCGAACGCGGGCGGCTTCCTGGCGGTGGGCCAGTACACCTCTCACATGACCGGCATCGTATCGGCGCTGGCCGACCACGCCGTGCTGGGCAACGCCGTGCTGGTCACCGCGGGCTTGTGCTCGCTGCTGGCCTTCATGACCGGGGCCGCGGTTTCGGCCATCCTGATCAACTGGGGCCGGCGGCGCGGCGCGCAGAGCGAATACGCCATGCCGCTGATGCTGGAGGCCGCGCTGCTGCTGGTATTCGGCCTGCTGGGCACGCAGCTCGCCGAGCATCGCATGTTCTTCGTGCCGGCCACCGTCGGCCTGCTGTGCTTCATCATGGGTTTGCAAAACGCCATCATCACCAAGATTTCCAAGTCCGAGATACGCACCACGCACATGACAGGCGTGGCGACCGATATCGGCATCGAGATCGGCAAGCTGTTCTACTGGAATGTCCAGGGCGGCGCGCCGGACGCCAAGGTGATGGCCAACCGGCCGCGCCTGCGGCTGCTGGCATCGCTGCTGGGCATGTTCCTGCTGGGCGGCGTGACCGGCGCGCTGGGATTCAAGCATATGGGCTTCGTCGCGACGGTGCCGCTGGCCACGCTGCTGATCGTGCTTGCCATCGTTCCGGTATTCGACGACCTGGCCGCGCTGGGCCGGCGATTCTAG
- a CDS encoding APC family permease: MSTNRVPTAEPAGSDTPLARVMGPKLLLLFIVGDILGTGIYALTGQVAKEVGGAAWLPFLVAFVVALLTALSYLELVTKYPQAAGAALYVHKAFGVHFLTFIVCFTVMCSGLTSAATASRAFAANLFAAIGMDAAPDIVTWGALGFLVLVMLLNLRGAAHSVKTNVVLTLIELSGLLLVILLGFWAIAGGQADFSRAIAFDTPEDKSVFLAVTSATTLAFFAMVGFEDSVNMAEETHAPHRIFPKVMLTGLGLTAAIYVLVSICAVALVPVGELAASNTPLVLVVQRAAPGLPTDTIMPVISMFAVANSALINMMMASRLLYGMANQGVLPGFLSRVHKRNRTPWAAILFTTAIGLGLTVLVSRAESQAIRALGGTTALLLLGVFAFVNVAVLVLRRDRVSHEHFRVRTVVPWLGAATCLFLVTPLTGRDPIQYQVAGWLLLLGVVMWGITLATRQRGGMRLDPEKLD, from the coding sequence ATGTCGACCAATCGAGTACCCACCGCGGAGCCGGCCGGCTCTGACACGCCGCTAGCCCGCGTGATGGGGCCCAAGCTGTTGCTGCTGTTCATCGTCGGCGACATCCTGGGAACCGGCATTTATGCCTTGACGGGACAGGTTGCCAAGGAGGTCGGCGGCGCCGCCTGGCTGCCCTTCCTGGTGGCCTTCGTGGTGGCCCTGCTTACGGCGCTTTCGTACCTGGAACTGGTCACCAAATATCCGCAGGCCGCCGGCGCGGCCCTGTACGTGCACAAGGCCTTCGGCGTGCACTTTCTTACCTTCATCGTATGCTTCACGGTGATGTGCTCGGGCCTGACCTCGGCGGCCACGGCCTCGCGGGCCTTCGCCGCCAACCTGTTCGCGGCCATCGGAATGGATGCCGCGCCGGATATCGTCACGTGGGGCGCGCTGGGCTTCCTGGTGCTGGTCATGCTGCTGAACCTGCGCGGGGCGGCGCATAGCGTCAAGACCAATGTGGTGCTGACGCTCATCGAGCTGAGCGGCCTGCTGCTGGTGATCCTGCTGGGATTCTGGGCGATCGCCGGCGGCCAGGCGGATTTCTCGCGCGCCATCGCCTTCGATACGCCGGAAGACAAGAGCGTCTTCCTGGCCGTGACCTCGGCCACCACCCTGGCTTTCTTCGCCATGGTGGGCTTCGAGGACTCGGTGAACATGGCGGAGGAAACCCATGCGCCCCACCGCATTTTTCCCAAGGTCATGCTGACCGGCCTGGGCCTGACGGCGGCGATCTATGTGCTGGTTTCCATCTGCGCGGTGGCGCTGGTGCCGGTGGGCGAACTGGCGGCGAGCAACACGCCGCTGGTGCTGGTGGTCCAGCGCGCCGCCCCCGGCCTGCCCACCGACACCATCATGCCCGTCATCTCCATGTTCGCGGTCGCGAACTCGGCGCTGATCAACATGATGATGGCCAGCCGCCTGCTGTACGGCATGGCCAACCAGGGCGTCCTGCCGGGCTTCCTGTCGCGCGTGCACAAGCGCAATCGCACGCCCTGGGCCGCCATTCTGTTTACCACGGCCATCGGCCTTGGCCTGACCGTGCTGGTGTCGCGCGCCGAATCGCAGGCCATCCGGGCGCTGGGCGGCACGACGGCGCTGCTGCTGCTGGGCGTGTTCGCCTTCGTGAACGTGGCGGTGCTGGTATTGCGGCGCGACCGCGTCTCGCACGAACACTTTCGCGTCCGGACCGTGGTGCCCTGGCTGGGCGCCGCCACCTGCCTGTTCCTGGTGACGCCGCTGACGGGCCGCGATCCCATCCAGTACCAGGTGGCGGGCTGGCTGCTGCTGCTGGGCGTGGTGATGTGGGGGATCACGCTGGCGACGCGCCAGCGGGGCGGCATGCGGCTGGATCCGGAGAAGCTGGATTGA
- a CDS encoding MFS transporter yields MQQSQSAERPSALNLARSVVRVTAGNFLEQFDFFLFGFYATQIAAVFFPSSSQFASLMQTFAVFGAGFLMRPLGAIVLGAYIDRVGRRKGLILTLSLMASGTILIAFVPGHAAIGPLAPLLVLLGRLLQGFSAGAELGGVSVYLAEMASEGRKGFYTSWQSGSQQVSIVVAAALGFALNQWMDSATIAAWGWRIPFFVGCLIIPFIFVLRRRLEETQAFKARSHRPGLRESWVALVVNWRLMVGGALMVAMTTTAFYLITVYAPTFGKTVLHLSTSDSLLVTLCVGVSNFIWLPIGGAISDRIGRKPVLLAMTALAIVTAYPALSFLADGPTFTRMLVVLLWLSFLYAVYNGAMVVALTEVMPASVRVAGFSVAYSLATAIFGGFTPEISTALIHVTGDRAAPGYWMTFAALCAFVATLALYARRPAAARMATQS; encoded by the coding sequence ATGCAGCAATCCCAGTCGGCGGAACGGCCCTCCGCCTTGAACCTCGCGCGCAGCGTCGTGCGGGTGACGGCCGGTAACTTCCTCGAGCAGTTCGACTTTTTCCTCTTCGGCTTCTATGCGACGCAGATCGCGGCCGTCTTCTTCCCTTCCAGCAGCCAGTTCGCGTCCCTGATGCAGACCTTCGCCGTCTTCGGCGCGGGATTCCTGATGCGGCCGCTGGGCGCCATTGTGCTGGGCGCCTATATCGACCGGGTCGGACGGCGCAAAGGCCTGATCCTGACACTCTCGCTGATGGCCAGCGGCACCATACTGATCGCCTTCGTCCCGGGGCACGCCGCCATCGGCCCGCTGGCGCCCTTGCTGGTTCTGCTGGGCCGGCTGTTGCAGGGCTTTTCGGCGGGTGCCGAACTGGGCGGTGTGTCGGTCTACCTGGCCGAGATGGCCAGCGAGGGCCGCAAGGGCTTCTATACGAGCTGGCAATCCGGCAGCCAGCAGGTATCCATCGTGGTGGCCGCGGCCCTGGGCTTCGCGCTGAATCAATGGATGGATTCCGCCACCATCGCCGCCTGGGGCTGGCGCATCCCCTTCTTCGTCGGCTGCCTGATCATTCCGTTCATCTTCGTGCTGCGCCGCCGGCTGGAGGAAACCCAGGCATTCAAGGCCCGTTCGCACCGTCCCGGCCTGCGCGAGTCCTGGGTCGCGCTGGTGGTGAACTGGCGGCTGATGGTGGGCGGCGCCTTGATGGTGGCCATGACCACCACCGCTTTCTACCTGATCACCGTGTATGCGCCTACCTTCGGCAAGACCGTGCTGCACCTGAGCACCTCGGACAGCCTGCTGGTGACGCTGTGCGTCGGCGTATCGAACTTCATCTGGCTGCCCATAGGCGGCGCGATCTCGGATCGCATCGGGCGCAAGCCCGTGCTGCTGGCGATGACCGCGCTGGCCATCGTCACGGCCTATCCTGCCCTGTCCTTCCTGGCCGATGGCCCGACCTTCACCCGGATGCTGGTCGTCCTGCTGTGGCTCTCCTTCCTGTACGCCGTCTACAACGGCGCGATGGTCGTCGCGCTGACGGAGGTGATGCCGGCGTCGGTGCGCGTCGCGGGGTTTTCGGTCGCATACAGCCTGGCCACCGCGATATTCGGCGGCTTCACGCCGGAAATCTCCACCGCGCTGATCCACGTGACCGGCGACCGCGCGGCGCCGGGGTACTGGATGACGTTCGCCGCGCTGTGCGCCTTCGTTGCCACGCTGGCCTTGTATGCCCGCCGCCCGGCGGCCGCCCGCATGGCCACGCAGTCCTGA
- a CDS encoding substrate-binding domain-containing protein — MKISLRTLALAGSLLAASLAGAPVQAAELHVLISGGFSAAYEKLGPQFTAATGNTLVTEHGPSMGKSAEAIPNRLARHEPADVVIMVGYALDDLIKQGQVGKDSRVELADSPIGMVVRQGHPKPDISTVAALRKTLLDAKSIAYSDSASGVYIEKEMFKKLGIEDQVKSKATMVPKIPVASQVANGKYEVGFQQVAELLPVPGVTFVGKVPAEVQSITRFAGGVPAASSHPKEAAELLRFLASAQAQPTVKQTGLDPVPGKK, encoded by the coding sequence ATGAAGATATCCCTACGCACCCTGGCCCTGGCCGGTTCCCTGCTGGCGGCATCGCTGGCCGGCGCGCCGGTCCAGGCAGCGGAACTGCACGTGCTGATTTCCGGCGGTTTTTCCGCCGCCTATGAAAAACTGGGTCCCCAGTTCACCGCGGCCACGGGCAATACGCTGGTCACGGAGCATGGTCCCTCCATGGGCAAGTCGGCGGAAGCGATTCCCAACCGTCTGGCCCGGCACGAACCGGCCGACGTCGTCATCATGGTGGGCTACGCGCTGGACGACCTGATCAAGCAAGGCCAGGTCGGCAAGGATTCGCGCGTGGAGCTGGCCGACTCGCCCATCGGCATGGTGGTACGGCAGGGACATCCCAAGCCGGATATCTCCACCGTGGCGGCGCTCAGGAAGACCCTGCTGGACGCCAAGTCCATCGCCTATTCGGACAGCGCCAGCGGCGTCTACATCGAAAAGGAGATGTTCAAGAAGCTGGGGATAGAAGACCAGGTCAAGTCCAAGGCCACCATGGTCCCGAAGATCCCGGTGGCGTCCCAGGTCGCCAATGGCAAGTATGAGGTCGGCTTCCAGCAGGTGGCCGAACTGCTGCCGGTGCCCGGCGTGACCTTCGTGGGCAAGGTGCCCGCCGAAGTCCAGTCCATCACCCGCTTCGCCGGCGGGGTGCCGGCGGCTTCCAGTCATCCCAAGGAAGCCGCGGAACTGCTCAGGTTCCTGGCATCGGCGCAGGCCCAGCCCACCGTGAAGCAAACGGGCCTGGACCCCGTTCCCGGCAAGAAGTAA
- a CDS encoding winged helix-turn-helix transcriptional regulator, whose amino-acid sequence MRRKCLSEDPCPIARSLDAVGDWWSLLIVREALRGQCRFSDFQQGLGLAKNILATRLRKLVEQGVLETRPSADRSDHNEYHLTEKGRRLEPVLRALATWGRENLFDAKDTAAG is encoded by the coding sequence ATGCGGCGCAAATGTTTATCGGAGGACCCCTGCCCTATCGCCCGGTCCCTGGACGCGGTGGGCGACTGGTGGAGCCTGCTGATCGTGCGCGAGGCCCTGCGGGGCCAGTGCCGGTTCAGCGATTTCCAGCAAGGCCTGGGCTTGGCCAAGAACATTCTTGCCACGCGGCTGCGCAAGCTGGTGGAGCAAGGCGTGCTGGAAACCCGCCCTTCGGCGGATCGCAGCGATCACAACGAATACCACCTGACGGAAAAAGGCCGCCGGCTGGAACCCGTGCTGCGCGCGCTGGCCACCTGGGGCAGGGAAAACCTGTTCGACGCGAAGGACACGGCGGCGGGCTGA
- a CDS encoding alkene reductase — translation MTTLFDPLSIGDLHLPNRIVMAPLTRLRARGGVPNALMAEYYEQRASAGLIISEGTPVSEDGVGYRHVPGMWSDAQTEGWKLVTEAVHRRGGRIMAQIWHVGRISHPLLLQGRLPVAPSAIAAQGHVSLLRPQQPYVVPRELALEEIPAIVDAFRQAARNAKAAGFDGVTIHGANGYLLDQFLQDGSNHRTDAYGGSVENRARLMREVVDAVLEVWRPNRVGLHLAPRSPSYSMSDSDPARTFGHVAKAMGERGLGFLFIRETAGEGALLPMLKREFGGICIANDGYDGPTAADVVARGEADAVAFGRSYIANPDLVERLRRHAPLNAVDTATIYDLEHCGPGGYTDYPVLQARAA, via the coding sequence ATGACGACGCTATTCGATCCCTTGTCCATCGGCGATCTGCATTTGCCCAACCGTATCGTGATGGCGCCGCTGACGCGCCTGCGCGCCCGTGGCGGCGTGCCCAATGCCTTGATGGCTGAATACTATGAACAGCGCGCGTCCGCCGGCCTGATCATCAGCGAAGGCACCCCGGTCTCGGAGGACGGCGTCGGCTACCGGCACGTGCCCGGCATGTGGAGCGATGCGCAGACGGAAGGCTGGAAGCTCGTGACGGAAGCCGTGCACCGGCGCGGCGGCCGCATCATGGCCCAGATCTGGCACGTGGGGCGCATTTCCCATCCGCTGCTGCTGCAGGGACGCCTGCCGGTCGCCCCCAGCGCCATCGCCGCGCAAGGCCATGTCAGCCTGCTGCGCCCGCAGCAGCCGTACGTCGTGCCGCGCGAGCTCGCGCTGGAAGAAATCCCGGCCATCGTCGACGCCTTCCGCCAGGCCGCGCGCAATGCCAAGGCCGCCGGCTTCGACGGCGTCACCATCCACGGCGCCAACGGCTATCTGCTGGACCAGTTCCTGCAGGACGGCTCCAACCACCGCACCGACGCCTATGGCGGCAGCGTGGAAAACCGCGCGCGACTGATGCGCGAGGTCGTGGACGCCGTGCTGGAGGTCTGGCGTCCCAACCGCGTGGGCCTGCACCTGGCGCCCCGCTCGCCGTCCTACTCGATGTCGGACAGCGACCCGGCGCGTACCTTCGGCCACGTGGCCAAGGCCATGGGCGAACGTGGCCTGGGCTTTCTGTTCATACGCGAAACCGCGGGCGAGGGCGCGCTGCTGCCCATGCTCAAGCGCGAATTCGGCGGCATATGCATCGCCAACGATGGCTACGACGGCCCCACGGCCGCCGACGTCGTGGCGCGGGGCGAGGCCGACGCGGTGGCCTTCGGCAGGTCGTACATCGCCAATCCGGACCTGGTGGAGCGCCTGCGCCGCCACGCGCCGCTGAATGCCGTGGATACCGCGACCATCTACGACCTGGAACACTGCGGCCCCGGCGGATACACGGACTACCCCGTCCTTCAGGCGCGGGCGGCGTGA
- a CDS encoding ABC transporter substrate-binding protein, protein MIARKSIAALAAIFALGMGAAQGQTLRIGLASEPTSMDPHYHQATPNDALSAHAFNTLVSADAGMKLAPGLATAWKPLDDTTWEFTLRQGVKFSNGAPFTAEDVIFTFCRVLNNPQAIAGSYANIARKIDRIDVKDGATLVVTTKAPYPLLANELTRMWILWSGIVQHGQIRFDPQHNCGVTGPWPKMEDFNSGKNAIGTGPYALKSFVRGTAVALERNDGYWGSKPAWKDVVMTPVPNAGPRLTGLLAGDFDLIENPAARDLKRLDGDKRFKYVVTPSVRVLFLQLDVGRSPSPQVHAPDGKNPLQDLRVRQAISMAIDRKAIAQRIMDGAATPAYQFLPDGMFGALPHAPELKYDPAAAKKLLAEAGYPDGFAMTLAATNDRYINDAAVAQAVAQYLSRIGIKTDVNAMTRSVFFPQRAKREFSFAMGGWGSDTGEASSFLTYWVTSLDTARGLGTSNYGGYSDPEFDKVFRQAITTVDPAQREKLLRQSVRRALDQLPSIPLHFESSAWAFRSDIAYEGRADQLTLAGSAKPAR, encoded by the coding sequence ATGATCGCACGCAAATCCATCGCGGCGCTTGCCGCCATCTTCGCGCTGGGCATGGGCGCCGCGCAGGGCCAGACGCTACGTATCGGGCTGGCGTCCGAACCCACCTCGATGGACCCCCACTACCATCAGGCCACGCCCAACGACGCCCTGTCGGCCCACGCGTTCAATACGCTGGTGTCCGCCGATGCCGGCATGAAGCTCGCGCCCGGCCTGGCCACGGCATGGAAACCGCTGGACGACACCACCTGGGAGTTCACGCTGCGCCAGGGCGTGAAGTTCTCCAACGGCGCGCCGTTCACCGCCGAGGACGTGATCTTCACGTTCTGCCGGGTGTTGAACAACCCGCAGGCCATCGCCGGCTCCTACGCCAACATCGCCCGCAAGATCGACAGGATCGACGTCAAGGACGGTGCCACGCTGGTCGTCACCACCAAGGCGCCGTATCCGCTGCTGGCGAACGAGCTGACCCGCATGTGGATACTCTGGAGCGGTATCGTGCAGCACGGGCAGATCCGCTTCGACCCGCAGCACAATTGCGGCGTCACCGGCCCATGGCCCAAGATGGAAGACTTCAATTCCGGCAAGAACGCCATCGGCACGGGGCCCTATGCGCTGAAGTCCTTCGTGCGCGGCACCGCCGTGGCGCTGGAGCGCAACGACGGCTATTGGGGCAGCAAGCCCGCCTGGAAAGATGTGGTCATGACGCCCGTGCCCAACGCCGGCCCGCGCCTGACCGGCCTGCTGGCCGGCGACTTCGACCTGATCGAAAACCCGGCCGCGCGCGACCTGAAACGCCTGGACGGCGACAAGCGCTTCAAGTACGTGGTCACGCCTTCGGTGCGCGTGCTGTTCCTGCAATTGGACGTCGGCCGCAGCCCCAGCCCGCAAGTACACGCGCCGGACGGCAAGAATCCCTTGCAGGACCTGCGCGTGCGGCAGGCCATCTCGATGGCCATCGACCGCAAGGCCATCGCGCAGCGCATCATGGATGGGGCCGCCACGCCGGCCTATCAATTCCTGCCCGACGGCATGTTCGGCGCCTTGCCCCACGCCCCCGAACTGAAATACGACCCCGCCGCCGCGAAGAAGCTGCTGGCCGAAGCGGGCTATCCCGATGGTTTCGCCATGACGCTGGCCGCCACCAACGACCGCTACATCAACGACGCGGCCGTGGCGCAGGCAGTCGCGCAGTACTTGTCGCGCATCGGCATCAAGACCGATGTCAACGCCATGACACGCTCGGTGTTCTTTCCGCAGCGGGCCAAGCGCGAATTCAGCTTCGCCATGGGCGGATGGGGGTCGGATACCGGCGAGGCCTCTTCATTCCTGACCTATTGGGTCACGTCCCTGGATACGGCCCGCGGACTGGGCACCAGCAACTACGGCGGATACTCGGATCCGGAGTTCGACAAGGTGTTCAGGCAGGCCATCACCACGGTGGATCCGGCGCAGCGCGAAAAACTGCTGCGGCAATCCGTGCGGCGCGCCCTGGACCAATTACCCAGCATCCCGCTGCATTTCGAAAGCAGCGCATGGGCATTCCGCTCCGACATCGCCTACGAAGGGCGGGCAGACCAGTTGACGCTGGCCGGGTCGGCGAAGCCGGCGCGTTGA